A part of Antechinus flavipes isolate AdamAnt ecotype Samford, QLD, Australia chromosome 6, AdamAnt_v2, whole genome shotgun sequence genomic DNA contains:
- the LOC127541876 gene encoding olfactory receptor 10AG1-like translates to MPKKNLTNVKEFILLGFSNLPNLQGFLFGIFSVIYISILLGKSILLFVIKIDQALHTPMYFFLGNFSFLEICYTSVTLPRMLADLWTQKRTISFLACAVQAFSLYICGGAECLLLTVMAYDRYVAITMPLYYTLIMNHKVCVQLVVASWLTGVPIMIGQTYQIFSMNFCGPNKINHVFCDAPPLFPLACTNTYNIEVSVHVVALLFVTIPFVLILASYIKIITTIMKLPSTSGRSKAFSTCSSHLMVVCFFYGSGSIVYLQPKSSQSSASSKVLALFYTIVTPMFNPLIYSLRNKDVIAALGKLLPK, encoded by the exons ATGCCAAAGAAAAATCTCACAAATGTGAAGGAATTCATTCTCCTGGGATTTTCTAATTTACCCAATCTCCAAGGATTTCTATTTGGGATATTCTCTGTCATCTACATAAGTATACTGTTAGG aaaaagtatactcctttttgtAATCAAGATTGATCAAGCTCTTCATACCCCtatgtattttttcttagggaacttttcctttttggaaataTGTTACACATCAGTCACTTTGCCCAGAATGTTGGCAGATCTCTGGACCCAGAAGAGAACAATTTCCTTCCTGGCCTGTGCTGTGCaagcattttctctttatatttgtgGAGGTGCTGAGTGCCTTCTCCTGACTGTGATGGCTTATGACCGTTATGTGGCAATCACTATGCCTCTCTATTATACTCTCATCATGAATCACAAAGTATGTGTCCAATTGGTTGTGGCTTCCTGGCTAACTGGGGTTCCAATTATGATTGGTCAGACATATCAGATTTTTTCCATGAACTTCTGTGGTCCTAATAAAATCAATCATGTTTTCTGTGATGCCCCCCCTTTATTCCCATTAGCATGTACAAACACATATAACATAGAGGTTTCTGTCCATGTTGTGGCTCTACTCTTTGTCACAATTCCCTTTGTTTTGATACTTGCTTCCTATATCAAAATCATAACTACAATAATGAAATTGCCCTCCACCTCAGGGAGATCCAAAGCCTTCTCTACTTGTTCTTCTCACTTAATGGTTGTGTGCTTTTTCTATGGGTCTGGAAGTATTGTGTATTTGCAGCCAAAATCGAGTCAATCATCAGCATCTAGCAAAGTACTTGCTCTTTTCTACACTATTGTCACCCCAATGTTTAACCCCCTAATCTACAGTCTGAGAAATAAGGATGTCATTGCTGCACTGGGAAAACTACTTCCTAAATGA